Proteins encoded within one genomic window of Flavobacterium oreochromis:
- a CDS encoding transposase, which produces MNCSLSKLTKNELENYILPFIPKNKRGFPRSFNSLDIFKCIVHKLKTGCQWDSLFVDIESFKVPFSWQTVYYFYRKWCKQGVFEQMFSTYLEIKRISLIPKN; this is translated from the coding sequence ATGAATTGCTCACTTTCAAAATTAACAAAAAACGAATTAGAAAACTATATTTTGCCCTTTATTCCTAAAAATAAAAGAGGCTTTCCCCGTAGTTTCAACTCACTAGATATTTTTAAATGTATTGTTCATAAATTAAAAACAGGATGTCAGTGGGATTCCTTATTTGTTGATATAGAAAGTTTTAAAGTTCCTTTTTCTTGGCAAACAGTTTACTATTTTTATAGAAAATGGTGTAAGCAAGGTGTTTTTGAACAAATGTTTAGCACGTATTTAGAAATAAAAAGGATAAGCTTGATACCGAAAAATTGA
- a CDS encoding DUF4270 family protein codes for MYRIRLTDHINQILNDKTGIYTNVRLGLAVTESIYITPEVQGLSAISTLKNTTGILKSIPSGSVITPLGIVLGGMQGENKVQFKISYTKRN; via the coding sequence ATGTATAGAATTCGTTTGACAGATCATATTAATCAGATTTTAAACGATAAAACAGGTATATATACAAATGTAAGATTGGGGCTTGCAGTTACAGAGAGTATTTATATTACTCCTGAAGTACAAGGTCTATCGGCTATAAGTACGTTAAAAAATACAACAGGTATTCTGAAAAGTATTCCATCAGGTAGTGTAATAACCCCTTTAGGAATTGTCTTGGGAGGAATGCAGGGAGAAAACAAAGTTCAATTTAAAATAAGCTATACTAAACGAAATTAA
- a CDS encoding leucine-rich repeat protein, with translation MYLSGFAQAPYLMIEPDSDLENINPDFLQNKYDVRLSGEFENNFLRKFIDKFSNVKNLDIGHQYGDGDNSFIYDLSNLEGLVVSLYRDSDFILDCSKLPKSLYSLNLSVWSKKHIINIEALNSTNLQHLYISDFDEKDLSKISTLTNLKSLTITRSKIKSLKGIETLTNLKSISFGGVRSLIDISAISALKNLKFLEFDICWKLEDFSPIGELKELEALMLLDCKNLASIKFVEKMPKLEQLAFLGTTIVNDYDITPAKNIQQVFGYNAKYNINYEEKAKEPARKSFSTFIK, from the coding sequence ATGTATTTATCTGGTTTTGCTCAAGCTCCATATTTAATGATTGAACCTGATTCGGATTTAGAAAACATAAATCCTGATTTTTTACAAAACAAATATGATGTGAGATTGTCAGGAGAGTTTGAAAATAATTTTTTGCGAAAATTTATTGATAAATTTAGTAATGTCAAAAATTTAGATATAGGACATCAATATGGTGATGGAGACAATTCATTCATTTATGATTTATCAAATCTTGAGGGTCTTGTTGTTTCATTATATCGAGATTCCGATTTTATTTTAGATTGCTCAAAATTGCCAAAGTCATTATATTCTTTAAATTTAAGTGTTTGGTCAAAAAAGCACATTATTAATATTGAAGCTTTGAATTCTACTAATTTACAACATTTATATATTTCAGATTTTGACGAAAAAGACCTCTCAAAAATAAGCACATTAACTAATCTAAAAAGTTTAACTATAACAAGGTCAAAAATAAAATCCTTAAAAGGTATTGAAACTTTAACAAACCTAAAATCTATTTCTTTTGGTGGTGTTAGAAGTCTAATTGATATTTCAGCTATTTCGGCACTAAAAAATTTAAAATTTTTAGAATTTGACATTTGTTGGAAACTAGAAGATTTCAGTCCTATTGGTGAACTTAAAGAACTTGAAGCTTTAATGCTTTTAGATTGCAAAAACCTAGCTTCAATAAAATTTGTAGAAAAAATGCCTAAACTAGAACAATTGGCTTTTCTTGGAACAACAATTGTCAATGATTACGACATTACACCAGCCAAAAACATTCAACAAGTTTTTGGCTACAATGCAAAATACAATATAAATTATGAAGAGAAAGCAAAAGAACCAGCGCGGAAAAGTTTTAGCACGTTCATAAAATAA
- a CDS encoding DUF4270 domain-containing protein produces the protein MKFNTFEKISVALLSVFFLSCDQDFNTLGADLVGGETFGFLAGEDKSSSITINDLDLGAVQTNNLPINHLGFLKNDDFGETTASFVTQLQLADVAPVFNSGVVVDSVILSVPYFSTKLSTDANGKGSYRLDSIYSSTKDYYTDFKTDKLNTFSLEVFRNNFALNDYDVNDITKSAKYYSDQENILDVVVGAKLNNSTNQSENVNFRPNQAEFEKPKIDADQNLLPIKDIPANVDARFSPRMRLHLDKSHFENTIINADSKYLINNNAFVNYYKGLTFKVSGNQGFMMALDFKKGDVTIHYKQNKADGTTGKEMKTLVLKMTGNTLNVLKHTKAAAYANALSSSAPTDNLFLKGGQGSIAEIKIDQALIDDLKNKGALVNDASLYFTVDPSYVSSLTSAANNSFYYLNPMRLYLFNAEKTRSLLDYSTDITKVNGFPKKINMFMEGYCKKSMENICIEFV, from the coding sequence ATGAAATTCAATACTTTTGAAAAAATTTCAGTAGCTTTGCTTTCTGTTTTTTTCTTGTCTTGTGATCAAGACTTTAATACATTGGGGGCTGATTTAGTAGGAGGTGAGACTTTTGGTTTTTTAGCAGGCGAAGATAAATCAAGTAGTATAACTATTAACGATCTAGATTTAGGTGCAGTTCAGACTAATAACCTTCCTATAAATCATTTAGGCTTTTTAAAAAATGATGATTTTGGAGAAACAACAGCTTCTTTTGTTACCCAGCTGCAATTAGCAGATGTGGCACCTGTATTTAATAGTGGTGTTGTTGTAGATAGTGTAATTCTTTCAGTACCCTATTTTAGTACTAAGTTAAGCACTGATGCTAATGGTAAAGGATCTTATAGATTAGATTCTATTTACAGTAGTACAAAAGATTATTATACAGATTTTAAGACAGATAAATTAAATACTTTTAGTCTAGAAGTTTTTAGAAATAATTTTGCTTTGAATGATTATGACGTAAATGATATTACAAAAAGTGCAAAATATTATTCAGATCAAGAAAATATATTAGACGTAGTTGTAGGAGCAAAATTGAACAATTCAACTAATCAAAGTGAAAATGTTAATTTTAGACCCAATCAAGCGGAATTTGAAAAGCCAAAAATTGATGCAGATCAAAATTTATTGCCTATAAAAGATATTCCTGCTAACGTTGATGCTCGTTTTTCTCCTCGTATGCGTTTGCATCTGGATAAGTCTCATTTTGAGAATACTATTATAAATGCAGACTCAAAATATTTAATTAATAACAATGCTTTTGTAAATTATTACAAGGGATTAACTTTTAAAGTATCAGGAAACCAGGGTTTTATGATGGCTTTGGATTTTAAAAAAGGTGATGTAACAATACATTATAAACAAAATAAGGCTGATGGAACAACAGGAAAAGAGATGAAAACTTTAGTCCTAAAAATGACAGGTAATACTTTAAATGTTTTAAAGCATACTAAAGCAGCAGCATATGCCAATGCCTTATCATCAAGTGCTCCAACAGATAATTTGTTTTTAAAAGGAGGTCAAGGATCAATAGCGGAAATTAAAATAGATCAAGCTTTAATAGATGATTTAAAAAATAAAGGAGCCTTAGTTAATGACGCTAGTTTATATTTTACAGTAGATCCAAGTTACGTAAGTTCATTAACTAGTGCGGCGAATAATTCTTTTTATTATTTGAATCCAATGCGTTTATATTTATTTAATGCAGAAAAAACGAGATCATTGTTAGATTATTCAACTGATATTACCAAAGTGAATGGTTTTCCTAAAAAGATAAATATGTTCATGGAGGGATATTGCAAAAAGTCAATGGAAAATATATGTATAGAATTCGTTTGA
- a CDS encoding transposase, whose translation MNCFFIFKKFKSLHLEKIGFTPVILKTEGRPSFKTEVFLKIYLYGYLNGIRSSRKLEKECIRNIEMQWLLADIRPNYHSISDFRKENPKVLEKLFKLFLSFLKDVDLIAGETIAIDGTKSRAHNGKKSNFNQKKINKHLAYIDTKTQEYLDELEKNDEKENVVKINNIQQKIARLQQNKIRYELLEKQLKVSGEPHPNSKERTDEVNKHHRIPIVSGWNAIGSVQQRFTSLSFYFVLVFSDYNSLFVLRTQRNLSCYVAFF comes from the coding sequence TTGAATTGCTTTTTTATTTTTAAAAAGTTTAAATCACTTCATCTTGAAAAAATTGGATTTACGCCTGTTATTTTAAAAACCGAAGGCCGTCCCAGTTTCAAGACTGAAGTGTTTCTTAAAATCTATTTATACGGTTATTTAAATGGGATACGTAGCTCGAGAAAGTTAGAAAAAGAATGCATTCGTAATATTGAAATGCAGTGGCTTTTAGCTGATATTCGCCCTAACTATCACAGCATTTCTGATTTCAGAAAAGAAAATCCTAAAGTACTCGAGAAACTCTTTAAACTATTTCTTTCTTTTTTAAAAGATGTAGATTTAATTGCTGGTGAAACCATTGCTATTGATGGGACTAAATCTAGAGCACACAATGGCAAAAAATCGAATTTTAATCAAAAGAAAATCAATAAACACTTGGCTTATATCGACACCAAAACCCAAGAATATTTGGATGAATTAGAAAAAAATGATGAAAAAGAGAATGTAGTTAAAATCAACAATATTCAACAAAAAATAGCACGTTTACAACAAAACAAAATCAGATATGAACTCCTTGAAAAACAACTCAAAGTGAGTGGTGAGCCTCACCCGAACTCGAAGGAGCGAACTGACGAAGTAAATAAGCACCATAGAATTCCCATAGTGAGTGGATGGAATGCAATCGGTTCCGTTCAACAGAGGTTTACTTCACTGAGTTTCTATTTTGTTTTGGTGTTCAGTGATTACAATTCATTGTTCGTGCTTCGCACGCAACGAAACCTTAGCTGTTATGTGGCGTTTTTCTAA
- the yhdJ gene encoding adenine-specific DNA-methyltransferase produces MEIFGTDIHKIIHGDALEALKTLPDNSVDLIFADPPYNIGKNFNGHIEKWKTEEAYLEWCYEWLDLCIQKLKPTGSFYVMTATQFMPYFDIFLRKKLDILSRLVWSYDSSGVQAKKYFGSMYEPILFCVKDKSNYTFNANDILVEAKTGAKRKLIDYRKAVPTVYSSEKVPGNVWEFPRVRYRMDEYENHPTQKPIALLERIIKASSNEGDLVLDPFSGTFTTCFVAKELNRNCIGIELQDEYVKIGLRRLQLADEYKGEKLQKEIRTFETEKIASINQQTLFEPNGTYIHG; encoded by the coding sequence ATGGAAATATTTGGAACTGACATACATAAAATTATTCACGGAGACGCTTTGGAGGCCCTTAAAACACTACCAGACAATTCCGTTGACCTTATATTTGCCGACCCACCCTACAACATTGGCAAGAACTTTAACGGACACATTGAAAAATGGAAAACAGAAGAAGCCTATTTAGAGTGGTGCTACGAATGGCTTGACCTATGCATTCAAAAACTAAAACCGACAGGTAGTTTTTATGTAATGACTGCCACGCAGTTTATGCCTTACTTTGACATTTTCTTGCGTAAAAAGTTAGACATACTTTCACGGTTGGTTTGGAGTTACGACAGTTCGGGAGTTCAGGCGAAAAAATATTTCGGTTCTATGTATGAACCCATTTTGTTTTGCGTAAAAGACAAAAGCAATTACACATTTAACGCAAACGATATATTAGTAGAAGCCAAAACAGGAGCAAAACGTAAACTTATTGACTATCGCAAAGCTGTTCCAACTGTTTACAGTTCAGAAAAAGTGCCGGGCAATGTTTGGGAATTTCCAAGAGTTCGTTATCGTATGGACGAATACGAAAACCACCCAACGCAAAAACCAATCGCTTTGCTTGAAAGAATTATCAAAGCAAGTTCCAACGAAGGCGATTTAGTGTTAGACCCATTTTCGGGAACTTTCACAACTTGTTTTGTTGCAAAAGAATTAAACAGAAACTGTATTGGCATCGAATTACAAGACGAATATGTGAAAATTGGGCTGAGACGTTTACAATTAGCTGACGAATACAAAGGCGAAAAATTGCAAAAAGAAATTCGCACATTTGAAACCGAAAAAATCGCCAGTATCAATCAACAAACGTTATTTGAACCCAATGGAACATACATTCACGGCTAA
- a CDS encoding DUF4062 domain-containing protein, which yields MASLRVFVSSTCFDLAPIRGQIRTFIQEMGYEPIMSDYNDILYDPRIHTHTSCIEEIGTCDLIILIVGSRFGGKAIPEAISKVDFDALLEKSKSVDHLKKKENISVTQLEVLKAVEIEIPIFTFIDNRLWNDHELYEKNKSKPILKDIEFPSIDKPETAEFIFEFINFLRHRTRGNSINTFGKFEDIEQTLKKQWAGLFQRLLNESRSKQLEFKRIDILSNQFEDLKTAILASIGNTNEREVARGVVRFRRLVDFLRNVRLTDYSPIFNGTISWEKFISNEVEINQIIDLDNIAPNSNRHLRYRTLMIKSDNTFYGIRFGRDYLDELALEFEAFNNLPTETKI from the coding sequence ATGGCATCACTAAGAGTTTTTGTATCGTCAACTTGTTTTGACTTAGCACCAATTAGAGGGCAAATAAGGACGTTCATTCAAGAAATGGGTTACGAACCCATTATGAGTGATTATAATGATATTCTATATGACCCAAGGATACATACTCATACATCTTGCATAGAAGAAATTGGCACTTGCGATTTGATTATTCTAATTGTAGGTTCAAGATTTGGTGGAAAAGCGATTCCAGAAGCAATTTCAAAAGTTGACTTTGACGCATTGCTTGAAAAATCAAAAAGTGTCGACCACTTAAAGAAAAAAGAAAATATTTCAGTAACACAATTAGAAGTTTTAAAAGCAGTTGAAATTGAAATTCCAATTTTTACATTTATTGACAATAGACTTTGGAACGACCACGAACTTTATGAAAAAAACAAGTCAAAACCCATCTTGAAAGACATTGAATTTCCATCAATTGACAAACCTGAAACTGCTGAATTTATATTTGAATTTATCAATTTTCTTAGGCATAGAACAAGAGGAAACAGTATTAACACTTTTGGTAAATTTGAGGATATAGAACAAACATTAAAGAAACAATGGGCAGGACTTTTTCAAAGGCTATTAAATGAAAGTAGAAGTAAGCAATTAGAATTTAAACGAATTGATATTTTATCAAATCAATTTGAAGACTTAAAAACTGCCATTCTTGCCAGTATTGGAAATACTAATGAGAGAGAAGTTGCAAGAGGTGTAGTTAGGTTTAGACGACTAGTTGATTTCTTGCGAAATGTGCGTTTAACGGACTACTCTCCAATTTTTAACGGAACTATTTCTTGGGAAAAATTCATTAGTAATGAGGTAGAAATAAACCAAATAATAGACCTAGATAACATTGCTCCAAACTCAAATAGACACTTGAGATACAGAACATTGATGATTAAATCTGACAATACATTTTATGGAATTAGATTTGGAAGAGATTATCTTGACGAATTGGCTTTAGAATTTGAAGCATTCAACAATTTACCAACGGAAACAAAAATATAA
- a CDS encoding S9 family peptidase, which yields MKKLALLGVTLMSINSGIAQNIMTPDLLWKLGRVTPLGLSKDGKNIVYKVATPSIEENKLSSKFYVIPITGGTPVEIKEYKELIKNKNISPDGMFLLSDKEVKITPVLGKDFYPELSKSDAQVYDGLDYRHWDTWRDGTYNHVFFGGVAAPNVRLAPPIDIMEGEPYDSPQKPFGGDEDYIWSPDSKNIIYVSKKKTGTAYATSTNTDLYQYNIETKETLNLTPNNPGYDTHPDFSPNGDLTWLQMKQDGYEADKNDIIVKHKGTEINLTANWDGTVESFKWSKDGKKVYFLAPIDGTKQLFEVNFPGLTKVAISVKQITNGDFDITQIIDFTPDQILLSRNDMNHASEIYSYDFKNKSWNQITHVNTEAYKNLALCKTEKRYVTTTDGKKMLVWVILPPNFDPSKKYPTLLYCQGGPQSALTQYYSFRWNFQTIASQGYIVVAPNRRGMPGHGVKWNEQISKDWGGQVMNDYLSAIDEVAKESYVDKTRLGAVGASYGGYSVFYLAGIHKNRFKTFISHCGIFNTQSMYGTTEEVFFTNWDSGGPYWEKNNITAQKTYTEFNPINLINNWNTPILIIQGGKDYRVPLGQGQEAFQAAQLKGIKSRFLHFPEENHWVLKPQNALVWQREFFKWLKETL from the coding sequence ATGAAAAAACTAGCGCTATTAGGCGTAACGCTTATGAGTATTAATTCTGGAATTGCACAAAATATCATGACACCTGATTTATTGTGGAAACTGGGTCGCGTAACCCCCCTTGGACTATCAAAAGATGGTAAAAACATTGTTTACAAGGTGGCTACTCCATCTATTGAAGAAAATAAACTAAGCAGTAAATTTTACGTCATTCCTATTACAGGTGGTACCCCTGTAGAAATTAAAGAGTACAAAGAACTGATTAAAAACAAAAATATTTCTCCTGATGGAATGTTTTTATTATCTGATAAAGAAGTAAAAATAACTCCTGTTTTAGGAAAAGATTTTTACCCTGAATTATCTAAATCAGATGCTCAGGTATACGATGGTTTAGATTACCGTCATTGGGACACATGGAGAGATGGAACCTACAATCATGTGTTTTTTGGAGGAGTAGCTGCTCCTAACGTTCGTTTAGCCCCTCCTATAGATATCATGGAAGGTGAGCCTTACGACTCCCCTCAAAAACCTTTTGGAGGTGATGAAGATTATATTTGGTCTCCAGATAGCAAGAATATTATTTATGTTTCTAAAAAAAAGACTGGAACAGCTTACGCTACAAGTACGAATACAGATTTATATCAATATAATATTGAAACTAAGGAAACTTTAAACCTAACTCCTAATAATCCTGGTTATGACACCCATCCTGATTTTTCACCTAATGGCGATCTTACTTGGTTACAAATGAAACAGGATGGTTATGAAGCTGATAAAAATGATATTATTGTAAAACACAAAGGAACTGAAATTAATCTAACTGCAAACTGGGACGGAACTGTTGAAAGTTTTAAATGGAGTAAAGATGGTAAAAAAGTTTATTTTTTAGCTCCTATAGATGGAACAAAACAATTATTTGAAGTTAATTTCCCTGGACTAACGAAAGTAGCAATTAGTGTCAAACAAATTACAAATGGCGATTTTGATATTACCCAAATTATAGATTTTACACCTGATCAGATTCTATTATCCCGAAACGATATGAATCATGCTTCAGAAATTTATTCGTATGATTTCAAAAATAAATCGTGGAATCAAATAACTCATGTTAACACAGAAGCTTACAAAAATTTAGCCTTATGTAAAACAGAAAAACGCTATGTTACAACAACTGATGGAAAAAAAATGCTTGTTTGGGTTATACTGCCTCCTAATTTTGATCCTTCAAAAAAGTACCCTACTTTATTATATTGTCAAGGAGGGCCTCAAAGCGCATTAACTCAATACTATTCTTTCCGTTGGAATTTTCAAACCATTGCTTCACAAGGTTATATTGTAGTTGCTCCAAACCGTAGAGGAATGCCAGGTCATGGGGTAAAATGGAATGAACAAATCAGCAAAGACTGGGGAGGTCAGGTTATGAATGATTATTTATCAGCTATTGATGAGGTAGCTAAAGAATCGTATGTAGATAAAACACGACTAGGTGCAGTAGGTGCAAGCTACGGCGGTTATTCCGTATTTTATTTAGCAGGAATTCACAAAAATCGCTTTAAAACTTTTATTTCTCACTGCGGTATCTTTAACACTCAAAGCATGTATGGCACAACAGAAGAAGTTTTCTTCACAAATTGGGATTCAGGAGGTCCTTATTGGGAAAAAAATAATATTACTGCGCAAAAAACATATACTGAATTTAATCCTATTAACTTGATTAATAACTGGAACACTCCTATTTTAATTATTCAAGGCGGAAAAGACTATAGAGTTCCACTAGGACAAGGTCAAGAAGCTTTTCAAGCAGCTCAACTAAAAGGTATAAAAAGTCGTTTTTTACACTTTCCAGAAGAAAATCACTGGGTTTTAAAACCACAAAATGCACTGGTATGGCAACGTGAATTTTTCAAATGGCTTAAAGAAACTTTATAA
- a CDS encoding reprolysin-like metallopeptidase: MKKKLLSIALLATGVVLAQDGMWKRTNANHRNVLERKIQLPEKNLFDLNVDLIKEQLSKSSNRFSRSSAATIISLPNSEGNLEKFRVYENSNMDPILQAKYPEIRSYIGIGIDNPTATAYFSMSPLGFKSMTLSAGKSASFIEPYSKDLKTYSVYKKADKKQDLNAFECKVIDKIEPNLRTSGSNLRPNADDAVLRTFRLALSVTGEYTAYFGGTRAQALAAMNATMTRVNGVFEKDFNVRMNLIANNDVLIYTNASTDPYSVASTGAGGAWNTELQNNLTNTIGNAAYDIGHLFGATGGGGNAGCIGCICVDDTSSTTDKNKGSGYTSPNDGIPSGDNFDIDFVAHEMGHQFGANHTHSHSTERSGANMEPGSGSTIMGYAGITSQDVQPHSDAYFHAYSIQQVTNNVKSKTCSVNTATGNAIPTANAGLDFTIPKSTPFILTGTGTDANGDALTYIWEQFDSATATQSGASSAASTTKTAGPIFRSYNPTTSPSRYFPQIASILTGATTTQGTDILVEALPSVARTMNFRFTVRDNRAGGSANNSDDMIVTVNGTAGPFAITSQGSTTSYTGGTTQAVTWNVAGTTANGVNCANVDILWSTDNGATWTAILTETPNDGTENVTIPNIATTKGRIMVKGSNHIFFDVNNANITVTTGSSDTTAPTAPTTLTASGTTQTTTNLSWTASTDNVGVTAYDVYQGSTLIGSTASTTYNVTGLTASTTYSFTVKAKDAAGNISNASNITNVTTSAPAADTTAPTAPTLSASGTTATSTNLSWSGASDNVGVTGYDVYQGATLVGSTSSTTYSVTGLTASTTYSFTVKAKDAAGNVSNASNIISVTTSSNSFTYCTSQGNSTSDEKIGKVVMGSINNSSTGTIGYENFTTKSTSAAKGTVQTITITPSWTSTIYPEGYAVYIDYNQDGDFADTGETVWTKTASKTTSVAGSFTIPTTASLGATRMRVSMKYNGVPTACETFPYGQVEDYTINITSSAKENERNISKLDIAIYPIPTSDILTIQGASEQATYRVYNLVGQTVLEGKVENEKINVTNCRTGNYILEVTDLNLTVTKRFIKE; the protein is encoded by the coding sequence ATGAAAAAGAAACTACTTTCAATTGCCTTATTGGCAACTGGGGTTGTATTGGCTCAAGATGGCATGTGGAAACGTACAAATGCTAACCACAGAAATGTATTAGAGCGTAAAATACAACTTCCTGAAAAGAATCTATTTGACTTAAATGTTGATTTAATCAAAGAACAATTATCTAAATCTTCTAATCGATTTAGTCGTTCTTCTGCAGCAACAATTATTTCTCTTCCAAATTCTGAAGGTAATCTAGAAAAATTTAGAGTTTATGAAAACTCTAACATGGATCCTATCTTACAGGCTAAATATCCTGAAATTCGATCTTATATCGGGATAGGGATTGATAACCCAACAGCAACAGCTTATTTTAGTATGTCTCCGCTAGGATTTAAATCAATGACATTAAGCGCAGGAAAATCTGCATCCTTCATAGAGCCGTACTCAAAAGATTTAAAAACCTATTCCGTTTATAAAAAAGCAGACAAAAAACAAGATTTAAATGCTTTTGAATGCAAAGTAATTGATAAAATTGAACCCAACCTTAGAACTTCAGGATCAAATTTACGCCCTAATGCAGATGATGCCGTTTTAAGAACTTTCCGATTGGCGTTATCTGTAACAGGAGAATACACCGCTTATTTTGGAGGCACCAGAGCACAAGCATTAGCCGCTATGAATGCAACAATGACTCGCGTAAATGGTGTTTTTGAAAAAGATTTTAATGTTAGAATGAATCTAATTGCTAACAATGACGTTCTTATCTATACTAATGCTTCTACTGATCCTTATTCAGTAGCATCTACAGGTGCAGGAGGTGCTTGGAATACAGAACTACAAAATAATCTAACGAATACAATTGGTAATGCAGCTTACGACATAGGACATCTTTTTGGTGCTACAGGCGGTGGCGGTAACGCTGGGTGCATTGGATGTATTTGTGTAGATGATACCTCAAGCACAACAGATAAGAACAAAGGTTCTGGATACACCTCACCTAATGACGGGATTCCTTCAGGAGATAATTTTGACATTGACTTTGTTGCTCATGAAATGGGACATCAATTTGGTGCTAATCACACTCATTCCCATAGTACGGAAAGAAGCGGAGCTAATATGGAGCCTGGATCTGGATCTACCATCATGGGATATGCAGGTATTACTTCTCAAGACGTACAACCGCATTCAGACGCTTATTTCCATGCTTATAGCATTCAACAAGTAACAAACAATGTAAAATCAAAAACTTGTTCCGTAAACACAGCAACTGGCAATGCAATACCAACTGCAAACGCTGGTCTAGATTTTACTATTCCTAAAAGCACTCCTTTTATACTTACAGGTACAGGTACAGATGCTAATGGAGACGCTTTAACTTATATATGGGAACAGTTTGACAGTGCTACTGCTACACAAAGCGGCGCTAGTTCTGCGGCTAGCACTACTAAAACTGCTGGTCCTATATTCAGATCTTATAACCCTACAACTTCTCCGTCAAGATACTTCCCTCAAATAGCTTCAATTTTAACTGGAGCTACTACTACTCAAGGGACAGATATTTTAGTAGAAGCATTACCATCTGTGGCTAGAACAATGAATTTCCGTTTTACTGTTCGTGACAACAGAGCAGGAGGTTCTGCTAATAACTCAGATGATATGATTGTAACCGTAAATGGTACTGCTGGACCTTTTGCTATTACCTCTCAAGGAAGTACGACTTCTTATACAGGAGGAACTACACAAGCAGTAACTTGGAATGTAGCTGGTACAACTGCCAATGGAGTTAACTGTGCTAATGTAGACATATTATGGTCAACAGATAATGGTGCTACTTGGACAGCTATATTAACTGAAACGCCAAATGATGGTACAGAAAATGTAACAATCCCTAATATTGCTACTACTAAAGGTAGAATTATGGTAAAAGGGTCTAACCACATCTTCTTTGATGTTAACAATGCTAACATTACCGTTACAACAGGCTCATCTGACACTACAGCTCCTACAGCCCCTACTACTCTAACAGCTTCTGGAACCACACAAACAACAACCAACTTATCTTGGACCGCTTCAACAGACAATGTAGGTGTAACAGCATATGATGTATATCAAGGATCTACTCTAATTGGATCTACCGCTTCTACCACTTATAATGTAACAGGGTTAACTGCTTCTACAACCTATTCATTTACTGTAAAAGCTAAAGATGCAGCTGGCAATATTTCTAATGCTAGTAATATAACAAACGTTACAACGTCTGCTCCAGCAGCTGACACTACAGCTCCTACAGCTCCTACATTAAGTGCTTCTGGCACAACCGCTACTTCAACTAATTTATCTTGGAGTGGCGCATCTGATAACGTAGGAGTTACAGGATACGATGTTTACCAAGGAGCTACTCTAGTAGGTTCTACCAGTTCTACTACTTACAGTGTAACCGGATTAACTGCCTCTACAACCTATTCATTTACCGTAAAAGCTAAAGATGCAGCTGGTAATGTTTCTAATGCTAGTAATATTATTAGTGTAACCACTTCTTCCAATTCATTTACTTATTGTACATCACAAGGGAACAGCACTTCTGACGAAAAGATAGGTAAAGTTGTAATGGGATCAATTAATAATAGTTCAACAGGGACTATTGGATATGAAAATTTTACAACAAAATCAACTTCTGCTGCAAAAGGTACTGTTCAAACTATAACAATTACTCCTTCTTGGACTTCTACAATTTACCCTGAAGGTTATGCTGTTTACATTGATTATAACCAAGATGGTGACTTTGCAGATACAGGTGAGACGGTTTGGACTAAAACAGCTTCAAAAACAACATCTGTTGCTGGCTCTTTTACAATTCCAACAACTGCTAGTTTAGGGGCAACAAGAATGAGAGTTTCTATGAAATATAATGGAGTACCAACTGCTTGCGAAACTTTTCCTTATGGTCAAGTTGAAGATTATACGATTAATATCACTTCTTCTGCAAAAGAAAATGAAAGAAATATTTCAAAATTAGATATTGCAATATATCCTATTCCAACTTCTGATATCTTGACTATTCAAGGTGCTTCTGAGCAAGCAACTTATAGAGTGTATAACCTAGTTGGTCAAACAGTATTAGAAGGAAAAGTAGAAAATGAAAAAATAAATGTAACTAACTGCAGAACTGGAAACTACATATTAGAAGTTACGGATCTAAATTTAACAGTTACTAAACGCTTTATCAAAGAATAA